The sequence AACGCCTTTTCCACACATAAGTCCTGCCGCACTCCTCGGGAACACTGTGGCTATGGCGTGAAGCTgcctagcacgaggtcgcgggtgcgacaCCGatcgcatttagatgggggcaaaatgcaagagcACTCGCGTACCAAGCCTAGCTGTTGGACATTAATCTACAGTCAATCATTGCATGGCGTGCCTCTTGTCAAGCAGCGTCGTTGCTGCACGAAAATcaccaattatatatatatatatatatatatatatatatatatatatatatatatatatatatatatatatatatatatatatatatatatgtgtgtgtgtgtgtgtgtgtgtgtgtgtgtgtgtgtgtgtgctgggtgcacgataaagaaccccagtgAGCCCGAAATTAATCCGCAGCAGTCCCCCcgctacggcgagcctcataatgatatcgcgGTTCGTGCAGGTGAAACCGCATGATTTAATTATTAAGAAATCATACTACCGAGGCTTGTTAACCAGTGTGGCAATTCAGTGTTAATCGAGAGTAGTTGTAACGCCTGGTGGTGAATCTCTTATATTTGTCTATATTTTATGCCTAACTTATCTTAATATAACCTATTTGTTTTGTTCAACGTTGTTGCCAttctcttttctttcgtttttctttctcttcaacacTCGCATTGAAAATTAATCTCCGGACGCATCAGCATCAAGGTCGCGTCCTGACTGCGCTTCGTAGTCGATAACGGAAGCTTAAATGACGCTTGAAATTTCTTGAATCTTCAAAATAACATATTCGGGAGGAGCACTCGAGAACGCAGACTACTAATAGAAAATGTGAGTGTAAAGATGTGTGAGCACATCTGAATAAATCTCCTCGATTTGTATTAAACTATGTATGCACTAGTTGAATCCTACATGGTCCTATGCCAACGCCTATACACTCAGAATTGAAGTAACTAGGTCATCAATTCCTAACGcaataaagaaaattgcaaataAACCTTTTGTATTGTGCACGACCATTATTGAATGTACGTAATAAATGCGTACAGTAAACAAAATTTGCATAAATTTGGTGGCACACCTGGAACCTGGGAGTTGATCCAAGTTCCTTTGTGCTTGGAAAATGACGTCGTTCGTCCACTGAGTCGACAAAGATTTGTTCCACAAATGAACCTTATTTCTATGCCACGTGTCAAAATTTCGTAATGAAAGATGACAACTAGGGATCGTATCCTTGCTAACAAAGGAGGCACTATCGTAAGATCAAAAGCACATGCGGGGAAAAAGCAAGGTTATAAGCTCACTGGCGAAATGAGTACGACGAAAACGGTATACAATCAATTCTGGGACCGACTTCTCCACCATCCAACCAAAAAAGTCAAATGCATAAACAAGAGGAGACAATGTGAGCAGAAAATCTGGCTGTTCAGGATTTTTCCGATTTGGTGCCGTCACAACTCGAGCTGTCCGTACAGGTCTAGTGGTTATGTAAGGcgctgtgcgcgaaactgtgctctctctactCTCTCTCTTTTCACCCCGTACCCCcttcctccagtgcagggtagcaaaccggacgtgcgtcagtttaacctccctacctttcatgtcttctatttctctctctctctctctctctctgatgggATTGTTTGAAGCAGCGTCGCTCTAATTTAACGCGACGACCCGGCGCGTcggctctgtggctatggtgttcatgcttctgagcacgaggtcgcaggttcgactccCAGCCTCATgcggccacgtttcgatggaGAGAAATACAAAAACGTGCTCGCGTATTTTAGGTGGTGGAAATTCAATGTGGAAACGACGGCGTCCCTCTTATACCTCATTCTCCAGTTTCGGAACGTCAAGCCCCACAATTTAATGATTTCATTTTACGCAACTAGGCCGGAAACCTTGGAATTCCTGCTCGTCAAAATTGCTTTATTGCACGTACTGCGGAGGAGGAAGTTTCACGTGATCGACAAAGGCGCCTGCGAGAGGGAAAGAAATGACGGAGGCACTTGAATTGCATCAGTGACAATGCGGTACGTTGACGATGTCACTCTAAAGTGCGTAATTGAGCACGTTGACAGGGCACTTTTATTGTTGTAGGCAGAAAGGAAGTGTACATCTCAATTTCCGAATTCCCTTCAATACAGACATTTTATTAGAATGAAGCAGTTTCCCATACCGTATTTTGTTGCTGAATGAGTGGCTATAGTATAGCATGCAACTCAGTGTTGCGGGCTTCGTATGTGAAAGCCGTTGTGCTCCCTTCGTAAGGAAACTTGACAAGATGAAAGAGTTAGATGCGTGATTTGCAGGTTTTGCATCAGAAAGTAAAAAGCAGAGAGAACACCAAACAGTGAGCTATCAAGCTCTTTAGTGCGCATGGTTCTTGCCTGTGAGTGCCTTTTCCCTTGTACTAAGGAGCATAAAATGAGTATTTAGCTCTTTTGAAAACCTCAGTTCGTATGTTTTAAAGCTAAATACTTGGCTGTTTCCAGCGTGCAACTGGCTTAAACGCCGTTGAACCAAACAGGAGTTTATTGCGAAACGCCCCAGATATCTCAGTTCGCACTTGCATATATGCTGAAAACAATATTAGTTATTTCTGAAAACGGCGGTATATACGGTAAAAGGGTAGAGCTTTGCACCTGAATACAAATTAAGTGCACGCTTTAATATAGATCTTGGAGGCAGGGGCCTTTGCCAAGCCGCTTAAAATAGTAGCTTTTTGCTCCTGTCCTAGCATTTGTACATTTAAAATGAATGCTCAAATAAAGGAATGGAAATAAAGGAATGGAAGATTAACTAATTAACTGAGAAGATTCTAATTAACTGAGAAGTCATCGGGAAATAAAGTGAAAGGGCATCAGTACTTCGACCTTATTTAGCTATCTAACGTATTGAGTAATCTTTATTCACGCATAAAACTCCTTTCTTGCCGCACCTGCTGACACGGCCATGGCTGCTTCATTCTCACAGCTTATTCCTTTATTTACACGTTAGTGCGCCTGACGCTAATCACATTGCCAATGACTCGCGCGTGCGTGCTTGTCGcggcaacctttttaaggttgaaAGCGCTAACATATCAAATCACGCAACAGCTGTGTAACGTTTTATGTTTCAACTTATTTTTCATATGAATGTTGTGTCGGCAGAAATAAAGCTTACAAGATAAATATAGAGGTAATTCCGATAAATTATGATTCAATCAATCTAACCATCACAGCGAAAAAAGTAACAGTATTGATAAAAGCGAATTCAGTATGCCATGTTATCAGCAAAATATGTGCCTGGATTCCCCTGGCCAACGTATTGCTTtttatgtatctatctatctatctatctatctatctatctatctatctatctatctatctatctatctatctatctatctatctatctatctatctatctatctatctatctatctatctatctatctatctatctatctatctatctatctatctatctatctatctatctatctatctatctatctatctatctatctatctatctatctatctatctatctatctatctatctatctatctatctatctatctatctatctatctatctatctatctatttcagTGCGcatttatgtgtgtgtgcgcctTTTTAAACTAAGTCATCGTGGTAAAGGCGTAAAGAGTCACTCGTTCTTTTACACGTCGTGCGCAGATTATCGTACAAGTGCCCCCGGGCTCGAGCCCTGCCGCTCTCGAGCAACGAGGGCTCGCCGAGTCCCATCGTCGCCTCCTCTGCGCCCACAGCAGGTTCGGGCCCCGCCGGCACGAGCACGCGGCGCCCCAAGAAATCCGTGGTCTCCATCACCACCTGGTACCCGCGCACGGCTGTCTACACGCTCAAGCCGACGCCCAGCAGCCAGGTGTCGCGCTACAGTGCCGCCGTCCCCGTGAGACCCAGCATGGCACTGGCGTCGGCGCTTCTCTGCGCACCGCTGCTGATGCCAGCGTTACTGGCCAGGTCCAGATGAGTGCGCACCCGCCCAAGTCCTCGGCTGCTCGGGTGCAAGAGAGATCAAGCGGCCAGCGGGGATCCGTGTCGACGCAGAAACAATGCTTCGGGGCTGCCAGTGGTTATGATAAGGCTCTAATGTTACGGGGGTTTCCCATTGGTCTGCTAGGTGTCAGGGGGTTGGAGAAATCATAGATGTCGAAGGAAGCCAGCTACCGAGAATTACCTTTCTCCGGGCGGTTACAACATACGGAGAGCGCCCGATTTCGCAGCAAAAGGCTACAGCGCCCGCACGACACTGCTAACCTCCGCCGAGAAACAGATCCCCTCCTGAAAACTATCAGTGTATGCGTTTGCCCACGTATCTTGCCCCCGGAGATTTTTCCTATGAAGCCGCCTAGTCGAGGGCTCGGGGCAATCCCAAAAGTGAACCACTGGTCTCCGGCAGCTATTCCAGGAAAGGGGCTGAAgaaaaaagcacggaagaaaaaCAGGAACGGAAATGTGATCCCTCTGCAGGCGCTTACACAGTGCCTCTTGTATGATATTACCACGAGGCAAAGCGTTCGCTCTTGTACCGTCTCTACTGTACAGTTTGTGGGCTACATGTTGCATGGCCTGTAGCACCTACTGAGCACATTGCGCGGTGCGTTTGCCCTGGCAGTGCATAGCTGGCAAGTGGCGCGCTGCTGGCATGATGAAGCTGTAAAAAGTTATTGGAGTTTACAGTGAAATGTGCATAATCCAAAGCAATGCGAGGAGTATAACCTGGAGATAGCGTTTTCGCAGCGCTTTCGGTCTTCATGAGACTCGTCCAAAAGAATAATTTCCGCGCTCTGTTATGAGACAGGCTTAGGGAGTAACCGAAATAAATATAGTGGATATCATGCGTAGATGTCAAGATTTCGCCCTTGCTTTGCTTGCGTCGTATGGTACTCATGTGTCAGTTTTATTTCTTGACTTACTGCAGCAAATGAGGACAAAGCTTATAACGCAAAGAAGGTACGAAAAATGGGGGCCTTCTTTGACACTAGGCGTTGCAATAGGCGCAGCAAAACAAAAGGAATAAAACCGAAATAACAAGAAGGTAATAGGGACAATGGGAAAATTATAAGATAATGTGAGGATCATAGATAAAAAGTTACATTGCAGTATTCGTCTGTAGGCCTTTAATTAAAGCATGTTGTTAAAGCTAGCACCTTTTTTGCCTTGTGAGTTAGCATACAAACACCAAATGTAGCGGATTTTTGCCATTCGTATATTAGCAGCGCATCAGTATAGTGGCGAAGCTGTGCAGAAAATGAGGCGTAGTTTTCGTCGTCTGCTTCGCCTACTCATGTCCCAGACAGTTGGTTAAACACTCCGTTACGCTTTGTCTCTTTGACTTCCAGCTCGTTTTATCACACGGCCAAGGTCAAGATAAGGTCATCAGCAAGCATGGACAATGCACGCGTGCCACAGTGATGGTCACGTCTCTGTATGACATGATCGCGTAACAGACGTAGTGTGCAGCATACAAACCTTGCAAACGTTCATTATTCTGGCGAATGTAGCCTTGTTTGTTGTGGTCGCAATCGAGGCGAATTCTCAActgaaaaaaaagtgagagaggaGAAGGGTATGACAGGGAGTGTGCTATGTGGGAAATCaatgaaggaaagaaggaaacataCGTATGGTGGAGTAGCGCAATACGAAACAGAACCTGCTGCTGTGGAATAATGGCGCATAGCTTAAAATGTATTTGTAAACAGATCAACGCATGTTCAGCTGCCACCCTCGCACGTATGGCAGGCCGCTAGATGTCTTGCCATTTGCTGTTTGTGAGAAGCTCAATGAGGTGGTTTGCGTGAGCGAGGTTAAACGTGCGAAAATGGGAATTACTAGTCGAGAGGCTGTCACTGGTTCATTAACACAGGTGAAGGTGGTCGAATGCAAGGACGCTGCAAGTACCGCTAATATCGCTTCAAACAAAATGTGTCAGCAAAATTTCGCAATGTTATCGCAGCAACACATCTTATGCTAAAACCTCGGAGATCACTGCATATGTATTCACTGAGGTTCTGTGTTTCGCACTTGTAACATACACGCACAACACTATTTGTTTTCCGGTTGATGTCATCGCATTAGGAATAAACATGCTTGGAGAGCGTCTTGCTCGCTAGTTGGAGCTTTCAGGTTAACATGCTTGCAGGCGCGAATAGACAAGCAAGACCAAAAGAACGCACACTAGCCCGTAATGGAGCTCGTCTTGTACGTTTCTTAACTTATTTGTTCCTGTTTGCAGCTGCGGTGTCTGCTTTAAACACTTGAATGcttggagaagaagaagaaaatacgcATAGTACCAGAACGTTGCCTTCTGTTGTAAGATCATGATACTGCTTTTTATTTCATCTTTTGGTCCGACCCTCGTGCCAGGGGGATGTTAAACGACTGTTTCATCCTGTAACGttgtttcaataaagtttatttttcaTTTGAAATGTGCACCAGCATCTGCTCTGTAAACGCTCGTGTGAATTAGAGGACGAAAACGATGAGTGCACAATGCAAGCGCTCGTTACCGTAACGCTAGCAGTGTCACGCTTCAGAGGTGGCAGACAATATAAATTTCATAAACCGGCCTTCCCACGTATCTACCTGCCCTATGCAAGATGGCCCAACTCCGGCTAAACGCATTGTGTAAAACCAAGAGACGCATTTTAAGAGCTCGGAGAGTGCGAGGAGCGAAGGGCGGCTGCACTGGTGACGCGATACTGTACGCTGACACCTTATTTTCTGTTATAGCCTGATTTCCTCCATCTTCGTTGCGTCAGGCAAAACGTGTTGAAGGCGTCTTTTGAGATCGCCTTCAACAGAACGGTAATCGAACAAATTGTAATGATACCTGCGTTGGGAATAAATGAGCACTATCGGGTGTTCGGTCTATAGCTACGTCACAGATATAGACTCTTGGTACGTCACGACAAGGCTTGCTTTGTAAGAATGAAAGCTTGCTATGAAAATTTCAGAATAAGGAGACGAGGTGATTAGGCATTATATGGTGGCAGGCTTGCAGCCCGCGGTTTTTTAGTACTATTGCTCCAGCTACTACTAGGTAAGTAAACATCAGTGTCTTGCGTGGTGGTCTTGTGTTAAGTCGCTGATATTCGTATGTTGTCCATGTGGGGATAAACTAAGCAAACCAGACTTTTCACATCATACGTCACAGAATATTCAAGTTTTAAATGTTAAAACATTTCAGTACTAAATTTGAGTGACTCCCGCGTTATGATTCATGAGAACACAGCACTACTTTCTCGAGTGGCGAAAGTTAATGTTTCTCCATAGTCCAGAACTTCTTCCTAGTGCGATCCTGCGAGTCCTGATAAACTAACGAAATTTTGTAAGGCATCAGCAGATTAGGAAGCGTAGCGTAACACTGCACTGTGATAGAAGTCTGAGAACTCGACTTGAAAAATGGGACCTGCAGGTCAAGCGAGAAGCGCAGGCTGGTACGCTCCCCAAATTCGCACCACCTAACGATTAATTTATACGATGAGATGTCCCTAACGATGTGAGCAGCACACTTGGGCGCGAACATTCACAGCTTATGGTTTATAGCTTACCTGCGTTCACACTGTTACTTTCACGAGGCATTGGCTGAGTGATTTCTCTTTAAAACAACCCCTTTTCTGGGAATTGCGTCGATCAATTATTTACTATATTATTTTTAATACCGCCACTCTCAGTTGAGAGCATAACAGGTAGGCACGACAAAGGGACGCTCgtgttttaaagaaaaaaaagaaaagaatcgaCGTTTTTCTCGATTGAGCCTGTGCGCATTGTCGTCGTGCATTTGTTCCGTGGGACTTGACTCGGAAAATTATGTGAGAAGTTAAGAAGCGCACCGCATCAGGCGAGTAATTGCCATTCAGCGTGCCGTAACTGTAGATAAAGCTTAACGTATGTCACCCAACTGGTGGCTTGAACACCGTCATTGTTGTCCCACAGCAGACGAGCTAGACGTCTTGCCCGCATTGTAATTGTTGTGCAGGCACTGAACATGTGCTGTGCGTATTTCTGAGCGCGTTCTTTGGCGAGACCTCACATGGATGCGCAGTGTTATAACTGTGCTCGGAAAGCCGTTTTAGTGGGCCTTTCAAGCAGACTCTGTGGGGTTGTTCGTGCAACTAGAGCTTCGCTGGTTTTCGCTATACTGGAGCAGCAGGCAGACTTGCTTGACTGTGTGCAAGTCAGGAAGTTTTCGTTACCCTTATGCAGTTTCTcgaacttttttttctcttacttgCACCCTTTatctttcttattcttctgaagaCGCAAGCTTGCAGGTAGCAAGGTTCAAACTTTCAGTTAACGCTTCGTTAGTCGCTTTTGTGGGACTTTCTCTTTACCTACGATAAATGACATAAGAAATTTTGTATACAGTTCCATACACTCCATGAGACTGTGCCTTCAGTTTGGATACAACACCGTGTCTTTTTTCTAAGAAGGGTGTCATGTAATTATTTCATGGTCGCTCTTGtaccattcttctttctattTGTGAAACATGTTCAGAGGCACAATCTTCGTTCGTGACACGCCTGGCACACTGCTACCGATCCGGCTTTCTGGCCAACACGAAACGCACAAGTGCATGGTGCACAAAAGAAATGTACTAATGTTAAGTTGAATGTAATTTACAGGCGAAATAAGCTCGTGCACATGCTTAAGGACACACAAGTAGGGACAAAAACCAGGTTTTCTGGCTTCCAGGTAAAAGAAGCCTGCTCAACAAACGttaagatttaaaagaaaaaaaaacaatcttgaCCGCACAGAAACCACCTTATTTTATAGCGCAGGAACGAAATTGTAACACTACACCATGGGCGTTTAAGGTTGGGCGTGCTGTTTATGTTGCGCTAAGTGCAGCCGAGTAAGCGACAAGGACCACGTGGTCTGGTCCTGCTAGCGGAGCCGACTGCTTGACAACGTGACAGCTGAGTTCATTCATGAGCGCGTGCCGCACCTGCTCCGCAAGTGACCACGCATTGCGCACAAGCTGTTCACGGACCTTCTGCTTATATTTATGTCAATGAATTACCGTATGGGCACGTGGTCGTAACACGCGATAAAAGCGCTAAAGTGTAACCACAGCTGGCCCCAATGCGAGGCTATTTTCGTGACCTAGTCGCAGTCGCCTTACACTCATGTGTTGAGCCAGAGCTGTTAACTACTAAGCGACACGTTCTTGAGCTCTTCCTGGTTCCGGAACACTTTGTAGCCGagtcgcgtcaagattggagcaCACGCGGTCTGAATCTCATTCACGCGATCCCAGTTGAGCTTCTTGATCCACATGAACGCGGTGGCACTGGATCGTCTCACCGTCGAGTAAGGGTTCCGAAGAACTTTGGTGTCGTTCGCCACCGTGTGAGTTCTGAGAAACTCAGTCACGCCAGCCGAGAACTCCAAGCCGAGAGCGCGAAAGAGAGCCATCGACTCGTTGATTGGCCGCTTCGCGATGTCCTCGTAACGCACGCGCACTGTCGCTTCCGGCAGAAGTTCTCTGAGCTCTTCGAAAGCGTCCAGATCTTCCTCCATTTCCCTGCAGAGGTTCTTGGCCTTACTGCAAACGGCGGACTTTCTGCACCAGGACATGAAGTGCCTGGAAGAGATCATTCCACGCGGATCGCGAACGAGGTAGACGACTTTCAGGCTTCCTCTTAGAGGAGCATTCAACCGCAACCACTGCAGCACTTGGACAACGCTGAGTCGGGTCACCTTGGCGACCTGCACAGGCGAGCGTCGGCACACGTCCGCCATGAACTCTGGGTTGAGACACACCTTGACCTTGCGACCGCACAGCCTCATGAGAAACGAGTTCGGAGCGTAGTGGTTCCATCGCTTGGGGGCCACCGCCAGATAGTCGGACATGCGCGGGAACTGGCACGTCAGGTGGTTTGCGAGAATTTCCAGACCACGCGGTGCCATCTGAGGGTCCAGGCGCTCGGCAGTGCTCAAAAGGCTGAGTGGTTCGTAACTGAAGAAGGTCATGTTGCTCGCCGATGACAAAAGCCCTCCGAGGAAGGACGAACCCGACCGGAAATAGGCGAGCAAGAGGATTAGCTTTTTCTTAGCTGGATCGACAATGATGTAATTTTCTGGAATCTTGGGCAGCACCGTTTCGTTGGCACTCGGTTTGTTGCCTCTTGCTTCCGCAACTCTGTCTGGCACGACCTTTGCCTTGACTGAAGTGTGGTTTCTCTGGACGATGCTCGAGTTTCGTCTAATGTCAACTTTGGCCAAAGGCTTTGAAACGCGTTGTAAGCTGGTTATCGGAGGAAGCTTACTGATACCTGGAGGTCTAAGCATCACGTCTGCATAGTCGAGGTGGGGGGTTTTCACTGCAGGTACCTTGGTGAGTGGGTCGAGTATATGAGGTTCCGTCGAGTTTTCCGAAACGCCGGTTGGTGCGCTTGCTACTCTCGATCGCCTTTCTGTCTTCGCCGCAACGTTATTCAATTCACGTCGTAGGTTGTCGCCTTCCGTATCTTCTTGAGGAAACAAAGCAAGAGGCAACTCCACGGGCCCGGCACCTTGGTATGCACGCTTGGTGGCAATCCGACGACGGCTTTCAATGGCGGCTGATTGAGAACCTCGATTCACGTAGATGGCGAGGTTCTGCGTGTGGTACGATATGATCGGGCTCAATTGACCAATCAGAGCGATGCAGGAAAGAGCGACCAATGAGCCCAGAGCTGCTCTGGGAAGGAGCCTCACCCACAGTCGAGGTAAAATCACCATTGTGGCTTTCCTTCTCGCATAGTTCAGGAACCGTCAGTGTGTCGCATGTCAAGTTCCACTGTTCGGTAAGTGGGATGTCACGGCGTTGTGGTGATCGAAAACTACTCGTCGCCGCACACGTACAGCTAGAcgacaaaaaagagaaagaaaagaaagcaaaaagggcGGCCCGGTCCATGTGCTTTGTTGAGGGCTTTCACAGCCGGTGAACGTACGATGCCGCATTCAACTTCTTCCAGCGCGCGTTCGTGTCGTTCGAGGTGCGGTACGGACACAAGAGAGGTAAACTTGAAGGTCCTCGTCTATTTTTTTCAACCTTCTTCTtgtgattcttttttctttctttcccggtGGTCGTGAACCAGCTTTCGGTTTGTAATGGCTGCCGAGGTAGAACGCAaggagaacgaaaaaagaaaatacaagaaaGACATGCGAGTTACGCGTGTTCGCCGCACAATATGGTCTAAATACCTGTCTCCGACACGTCCTATTCGTCAGCGAAGAGCGGGCCTGCAAACGCGCCTTGTGCGAATGCGCCTCCGCGAAGTCGTAAAACTTGTTTTATATTCCGCGAGCTTTCGATGCATTTTCTATGCCAGGCTGCAGCTGTCGGTGCTGCTTGCATCAACACTAAGAAACCGATAAAGAAAGGGCACCTTGCGTGCGTGGCTGTGTccatatgttgctgtatgtttcTGTGCACACTTTCGTGCTAATCCCTTTCCGAGCCACTCTGCAGATTGAATGCCAGGCCTAATCAGGCACAGAAACAAACCGCCCGTAGCACACGAGGGCTCCATGCTCTACACATGCCTATCATAGTAACAGACAGATCATACATAACTGAGGTGTTGGCAGTAGGCAAGAAAACTCGGTGTGTTCGTTCACCCAATGAACCCGTGACCGTCTCGGACTTCTTTGCCAGCTCTCTGTTTATGCTGAGAAACTTCGGAGGTTTTAGTATGCATGCTAACTTCCGAAAAATGAAGTGCGCTCGTGATTTTGACTTTGTTCACACGTGTATGCACGGCAGTGTGACAATGCCAACGAGGTCCGGCAATAGAAAACAGGCGAAGCGTGCTTCATGACGAGGCGTATATCATTAAACGCTGCCTTTAAGTGATAGATTGGAGAGCTGTTTTTATAAACTTTACGCTCCAGTCTCAACCTGCACCACTCAACCCCCAAGGTTGAGTTTGGTGAGCTTGGTTTCCTACTGCTCTGGTGTGGTGTGGGGGGATTCGGGGGGATATCACTGTTTCGGTCACATTCCTACATCATATAGTACGGGATGTCTGGGGTGTGGCAGAATTTGCCGGGACATACCATCTCAtctacagcagaaaaaaaagtaaaagtagAATCGACCAGGGAGTGTTAAATCTGACTTAATTTCTGCTTTTTTTCACGTTTTTACACAACGAAAATAATCACCCAAGGAAACCATACCGATTCTTTATCTGTTCCAAGAGGCCAAAAGctctgtcaaacgctgccggagtACTTGGTCCAGTGAGACACGAGTAGAAGCTCCGCcctcgtagctttcccttcattgccacagaaagttgtccgcaaatGTAGCTCGACACGGACGTGGTACACGTGGCAGTGCTCAAGACTGTTACTTGGCAAGCCCTCACTTCAATTCTTTAATGGAAAAATTGCTaaagaaattctgagaattgtcgtcgaatgcgtaagcattctttgaattgaattctggagtaTTAACGTGCCcgaaccacaatttgattatgaggcacgccgtcacgggggactgcggattaattttgaccaccaggggatctctccaatgcactggacacgggcgtttctgcatttcgcgcccatcgaaatgcggccgccgtggccgggatttgatcccgcgacctcgtggttagcagcgcaacaccgtagccgctaagctaAGGGTAAACGTTCTTTGGCTGggctgctacttcgcttttgcttactttaTTAGCTAACTTATTCATATCTGCCCATCGCTACCATTCATTTACTATTGTACTATTATAATAATTACATGTGTTGACATGACCAATTATGCAGttattttgcaaatatattgtataaaatgagccgAAACGCCGTCAAAACCGCTTTTTTTGCCACACCACAGCTTTTCTTTAttatcttcctttttatttttattttattgcgatagcaactatatggaaactccaggcgcatttctgccatctccgtcgcgcgggccctatcttgaaaatgATATGCGGTAGGGACATAGTCTAGGCGCAtcgagggccgatagcttcgtgtgcactgtgttcttaccgcttagttcacgttgaaacgagagacagcacgaaggtcaattcgctcgctgctgctgccacgcttcctcactccagcattttgacagcgagtttccgcagtgaTCGAGTTAGAcgagttcatgtttgcttgtgcgcgcgtgacaccatgctttttttttatctagtcagtaaacgaatgtttagaattttatacggccgataaaactagctacgatccttacttcgtatagctgtctactaatttgctgtcgcagtcGATGCCTCGCCTATTGGGCTAAACTgcgactgtttttttttctctaatgcTAACAATAATCTATACTTACCCTGTTATAACGATTAAATATGTTGACCAATCACGCATTTATTTCGCAGATATAAGGCGTCAGGGGAAAAACATACTTTGCTGCACTACTCGCCAAAAAACACCTACGTATTAAAACTGCACATTTCTCACGCACCGTGAGAAACAACATGCGACGCATTTTGCAGGCAGTTTGCTATCCAGCATTGTTCAGGATTCCGCAAAGCATTCGACCAAAGCGTTTGTGCAAAGATGATAGCTGTGTGCGTGACGCGAGCGCACGTGcgcgtgacgacagcagcaaaatGACGAGACTATGGcgatccagggaaaacacggggaatgcgggagacggaaattcaagacgaggagcaaaacgggaacaaggtgaatgcaggagccaacgtttcgacaagtggacttgtcttcttcaagaca comes from Dermacentor andersoni chromosome 9, qqDerAnde1_hic_scaffold, whole genome shotgun sequence and encodes:
- the LOC126528097 gene encoding carbohydrate sulfotransferase 1-like, yielding MLRPPGISKLPPITSLQRVSKPLAKVDIRRNSSIVQRNHTSVKAKVVPDRVAEARGNKPSANETVLPKIPENYIIVDPAKKKLILLLAYFRSGSSFLGGLLSSASNMTFFSYEPLSLLSTAERLDPQMAPRGLEILANHLTCQFPRMSDYLAVAPKRWNHYAPNSFLMRLCGRKVKVCLNPEFMADVCRRSPVQVAKVTRLSVVQVLQWLRLNAPLRGSLKVVYLVRDPRGMISSRHFMSWCRKSAVCSKAKNLCREMEEDLDAFEELRELLPEATVRVRYEDIAKRPINESMALFRALGLEFSAGVTEFLRTHTVANDTKVLRNPYSTVRRSSATAFMWIKKLNWDRVNEIQTACAPILTRLGYKVFRNQEELKNVSLSS